A stretch of Gemmobacter fulvus DNA encodes these proteins:
- a CDS encoding DUF481 domain-containing protein — MTMTLRIAGVSTLALLLAGAPVFAQATLTGTEALNDRLDDINEAVTDDLERAEDNARFGNPEFQQGLSGSASLGYSGKTGNNESQEFSAGARMRYAQGNWVQTVGIALDFADVEGVKSKEDVFGVYDANYYFNDSFYGFVLGRVESNGLAATASDTQTDAFLGFGPGYRVVNTPDMTWRVQAGIGVRYEKDGADNSETDTGYIASSRFFYKFNENIFATNDTDILKSDSSLAINNDLGVNFKMTDAFSTRVSYLTEYNDSRAIRTDNKLGVSLVMGF, encoded by the coding sequence ATGACAATGACCCTTCGTATCGCCGGCGTTTCCACGCTCGCCCTGCTGCTGGCCGGTGCCCCGGTTTTCGCACAGGCGACGCTGACCGGCACCGAGGCGCTGAATGACCGCCTTGATGACATCAATGAAGCGGTGACCGATGATCTGGAGCGTGCCGAAGACAACGCCCGTTTCGGCAACCCCGAATTCCAGCAGGGTCTGTCGGGTTCGGCCTCGCTTGGGTATTCGGGCAAGACCGGCAACAATGAATCGCAGGAATTCTCGGCCGGTGCGCGGATGCGTTATGCGCAGGGCAACTGGGTGCAGACCGTTGGCATCGCGCTTGATTTCGCCGATGTCGAAGGCGTGAAGTCGAAAGAAGACGTGTTCGGTGTCTATGATGCCAACTACTACTTCAACGACAGCTTCTACGGCTTCGTGCTGGGCCGCGTTGAAAGCAACGGTCTGGCCGCGACCGCCTCTGATACGCAGACCGACGCCTTCCTCGGCTTTGGTCCGGGCTACCGCGTGGTCAACACCCCTGACATGACCTGGCGTGTGCAGGCCGGTATCGGTGTGCGTTACGAAAAAGACGGTGCCGACAACAGCGAAACGGATACCGGCTACATCGCGTCGTCGCGCTTCTTCTACAAGTTCAACGAGAACATCTTTGCGACCAACGACACCGACATCCTGAAATCGGACTCGTCGCTGGCGATCAACAACGACCTCGGCGTGAACTTCAAGATGACCGATGCCTTCTCGACCCGTGTCAGCTATCTGACCGAGTATAACGACAGCCGCGCCATCCGCACCGACAACAAGCTTGGCGTGTCGCTCGTGATGGGTTTCTAA
- a CDS encoding META domain-containing protein, whose amino-acid sequence MNRLAALALICLAACTPEDPPQSLTAEALAKEWRLVSLNGSAFTAQATLDLRDPEQASGQAPCNRWFAARGGVLPALTLGPVGATRMACPDLQAETAYLTALSQVAAVAVADDNLVLTGADGMRMEFAATP is encoded by the coding sequence CTTGCCGCCCTTGCCCTGATCTGTCTTGCCGCCTGCACGCCTGAAGACCCGCCGCAAAGCCTGACGGCAGAGGCTTTGGCAAAGGAGTGGCGGCTTGTGTCGCTGAATGGCAGTGCCTTCACCGCACAGGCCACGCTGGATCTGCGCGACCCGGAACAGGCCAGCGGGCAGGCCCCCTGCAATCGCTGGTTTGCGGCACGGGGTGGTGTGCTGCCCGCGCTGACCCTTGGTCCGGTGGGGGCAACACGCATGGCCTGCCCCGACCTGCAGGCCGAGACGGCCTATCTGACGGCGCTGAGCCAGGTGGCGGCGGTTGCCGTGGCCGATGACAATCTGGTGCTGACCGGGGCCGACGGGATGCGCATGGAATTTGCCGCCACCCCTTGA